In Trichocoleus desertorum NBK24, the following are encoded in one genomic region:
- a CDS encoding TonB-dependent receptor produces the protein MTTRPTGSKFNALKLILMGAITGTVGFSLSPVSAQTSTGVDTSIPDISTTQLSTVSSSNGILNPLVFSPQFSDGLLTAQAIAPSNSDSSSVAPSAEVAPETTSHPATTTSPDGTAKAPAATATETTNTAAPLAATEIRIVTPTPNTVLDAPATTVILQFAEGAEVQLQVNGVTADSSLIGRTEMDAQTRVMTQTWYGVILKGGENTITARATANGVTGDAVAVSVQVRGEAKQLKIQTVETRIPADGRSTATVQGELLDERGNRANQEAIITLVANAGEFVGADYKPDVPGFQVQARQGQFTANLRSGLNAQTTTIRATANTLEAFTQIQFETNLRPSIATGVIDVRLGRRGSDYYGSFRDYLPPDGDNSTELDVRGSVFATGKVGEWLFTGAYNSDRNLNQTCDNNSRLYRDVQFCEQNYPVYGDSSRVDNLTPSKDSLYLKVERSAKVAGAAPDFAMWGDYNTNEFATKSQQFTAISRQLHGFKANYSLGDLQVTGFYGNDVEGFQRDTIAPDGTSGYYFLSRRLLVPGSENVFVELEELNRPGTVLDRQALNRGADYDVDYDRGTLIFRQPLLRTDIGADGEVLVRRIVATYQYESQGSSNIYAGRVQYHLDRTLNHESWLGATYIKENQGIRDFELYGADALISLGSKGQLIAEYAHSNNDSDVMGKVSGSAYRLEAQGEIAKGIQGRAYYRAADPGFSNNATISFVPGQTRYGAQVTGKLSDTTNLRAQYDHEDNYGVAPRPLDTFEDLFAPRSQALPGSPVDNSLTTISAGIQQKIGKSKLDLDWIHRDREDRLSPELSGKSDQLRSRLTVPLASNLTLLAQNETTLSSKVDSVYSDRTLLGLDWAVMSGVNVRLAQQFFTRGQYAGNAITSLDVNGSYKLGSDTTLTGRYTLLGGGDGMKMQGAVGLNQRWNIAPGLRMDLAYEHVFGDFTKRTAAGPQYLQPFATGQSASALGLASGSSYSVGLEYTDNPKFQASARYEHRSSSEGSNTVITAAATGKITPSLTALVRYNQANAANQKLTGLGDTKTLKVGLAYRDIHDDKFNALLRYEYRQNPATIPDSVLLGSGTGSEEQLFAAEAIYAPNWRWEFYGKYAYRHSTTYLAKDLVGTSNVSLAQLRATYRLGYSWDLVGEARWINQPNLGYSETGFNIEAGYYMTPNLRLSAGYGFGRASDRDFSGSRTVDGPYLGLTVKLNELFDGFGLQKVPPRQQQESEVKPVATQPAVPSTPANVVAPTPTTSNNNSTTQSSAPTSLLHSSAHVGASL, from the coding sequence ATGACTACGAGACCTACAGGTTCCAAATTTAACGCCTTAAAGCTGATCTTGATGGGAGCTATTACAGGTACTGTAGGTTTCAGTTTATCTCCTGTTTCTGCTCAGACCAGCACTGGAGTTGACACCTCTATTCCAGATATATCTACTACCCAGCTATCTACGGTTTCTTCAAGCAATGGGATCCTGAATCCTCTAGTTTTTTCGCCCCAGTTCTCGGATGGGTTACTCACAGCTCAGGCGATCGCACCCTCTAACTCAGACTCCTCATCAGTAGCGCCTAGTGCAGAAGTAGCACCTGAAACAACCAGTCATCCTGCAACAACTACAAGTCCGGATGGGACTGCCAAAGCCCCTGCTGCAACAGCTACCGAAACTACAAATACCGCAGCTCCCTTAGCCGCCACAGAAATTAGAATCGTCACACCAACCCCAAATACCGTTTTAGATGCACCAGCGACAACTGTCATCCTTCAGTTTGCAGAAGGGGCTGAAGTTCAACTGCAAGTCAATGGTGTGACGGCTGACTCCTCTCTGATTGGCCGAACAGAGATGGATGCTCAAACTCGTGTCATGACTCAAACTTGGTATGGAGTCATTCTAAAGGGAGGAGAAAATACCATCACTGCACGAGCGACTGCCAACGGTGTTACAGGAGACGCTGTGGCAGTTTCTGTACAGGTGCGAGGAGAAGCCAAACAACTCAAAATTCAAACTGTAGAAACACGTATCCCAGCAGATGGTCGCTCAACTGCAACCGTACAAGGAGAGTTGCTTGATGAGAGAGGCAATCGAGCCAATCAAGAAGCAATTATTACACTGGTTGCCAATGCTGGAGAATTTGTCGGTGCAGACTATAAACCGGATGTGCCAGGGTTTCAGGTGCAGGCTCGCCAAGGACAATTTACTGCTAATCTCCGTTCTGGCCTAAATGCTCAGACCACTACAATTCGAGCTACAGCCAATACTTTAGAAGCCTTTACTCAAATTCAGTTTGAAACTAATCTACGTCCCTCGATCGCTACAGGCGTGATTGATGTCCGCTTGGGCCGACGAGGTAGCGACTATTATGGTAGCTTCCGTGACTATCTCCCTCCTGATGGGGATAACTCTACAGAGTTAGACGTAAGAGGCTCCGTATTTGCTACAGGAAAGGTAGGAGAGTGGCTATTTACAGGAGCTTACAATAGCGATCGCAACCTCAACCAAACCTGTGATAATAACAGCCGCTTATATCGCGATGTGCAATTTTGTGAGCAAAACTATCCTGTCTATGGCGACAGTTCTCGGGTTGATAATCTTACCCCCTCCAAAGATAGCCTTTATTTAAAAGTAGAACGTTCCGCTAAGGTTGCAGGTGCCGCGCCTGACTTTGCAATGTGGGGCGACTACAACACCAACGAATTTGCGACAAAATCACAACAATTTACAGCGATCTCACGGCAACTACATGGCTTCAAAGCTAACTATAGCCTTGGTGATCTACAAGTTACAGGTTTCTACGGTAATGATGTAGAAGGATTCCAAAGAGATACGATCGCACCGGATGGCACCAGTGGTTACTACTTTCTCTCTCGTCGCCTCCTAGTTCCTGGTAGTGAAAATGTCTTTGTTGAATTAGAAGAACTCAATCGTCCTGGTACAGTACTCGATCGTCAAGCACTCAATCGAGGCGCTGATTATGATGTTGACTACGATCGCGGCACTTTGATCTTCCGCCAACCTTTACTTCGTACAGACATCGGCGCAGATGGCGAGGTATTAGTTCGGCGAATTGTAGCCACCTACCAATACGAAAGCCAAGGTTCCAGCAACATCTATGCTGGTCGGGTTCAATACCACCTCGATCGCACACTCAATCATGAAAGCTGGTTAGGCGCTACCTACATTAAAGAAAATCAAGGTATTCGTGACTTTGAGCTTTATGGGGCCGATGCCCTGATCAGTTTAGGTTCCAAAGGGCAACTGATTGCTGAATATGCTCACTCCAACAATGACTCTGATGTCATGGGCAAGGTGAGTGGTTCTGCGTATCGTTTAGAAGCTCAGGGTGAGATTGCCAAAGGGATTCAAGGACGAGCTTATTACCGTGCTGCTGACCCAGGTTTCTCGAACAATGCCACCATTAGCTTTGTACCAGGACAAACTCGCTACGGCGCTCAGGTTACAGGCAAACTATCTGATACCACTAATCTCCGGGCGCAGTACGACCACGAAGACAACTATGGTGTGGCTCCCCGTCCTCTCGACACCTTTGAAGATCTGTTTGCGCCTCGCTCTCAAGCTCTCCCTGGTAGCCCAGTAGACAACTCCCTGACGACTATCTCGGCAGGCATTCAACAGAAGATTGGCAAGTCAAAACTAGATCTTGATTGGATTCACCGCGATCGCGAAGACCGTCTCTCTCCCGAACTCAGCGGCAAGTCAGATCAGTTACGCTCTCGGCTGACAGTTCCTCTCGCTAGCAACCTCACCTTGCTGGCACAAAACGAAACTACGCTCTCCTCAAAAGTAGACAGCGTTTATAGCGATCGCACCCTCCTCGGTTTAGATTGGGCAGTGATGTCTGGGGTCAATGTTCGTCTGGCTCAGCAGTTCTTTACCCGTGGACAATATGCAGGCAATGCCATCACCAGCCTAGATGTAAATGGTTCTTACAAACTCGGTTCTGACACCACCTTGACCGGACGCTACACACTATTGGGTGGGGGTGACGGCATGAAAATGCAAGGTGCAGTTGGCCTCAATCAACGCTGGAATATCGCTCCTGGTCTGCGGATGGATCTCGCTTATGAACATGTTTTTGGTGACTTTACTAAGCGAACAGCGGCTGGCCCTCAGTATCTGCAACCTTTCGCCACAGGTCAAAGTGCTTCGGCTTTAGGGTTAGCTTCTGGTAGTAGCTATAGTGTCGGTCTAGAGTACACAGATAATCCTAAGTTTCAAGCCAGCGCTCGCTACGAACACCGTTCTTCTTCTGAAGGTAGCAACACAGTTATTACGGCTGCGGCAACAGGCAAAATCACACCCTCTCTCACCGCCTTGGTTCGCTACAACCAAGCCAACGCTGCAAACCAAAAACTCACAGGATTGGGAGATACCAAAACGCTGAAGGTCGGACTAGCTTACCGCGATATCCATGATGATAAATTTAATGCTCTGTTGCGTTATGAATATCGCCAAAATCCTGCTACGATTCCTGACTCTGTTTTATTAGGCAGTGGTACTGGTTCGGAAGAACAACTCTTTGCTGCTGAAGCCATCTATGCTCCGAACTGGCGCTGGGAATTTTACGGGAAATATGCTTACCGCCACAGCACTACCTACCTCGCCAAAGACTTGGTTGGTACTAGCAATGTCTCTCTAGCTCAACTCCGCGCTACCTATCGTCTCGGCTACAGTTGGGATTTAGTCGGAGAAGCTCGTTGGATTAATCAACCCAACCTAGGTTATAGCGAGACTGGCTTCAACATTGAAGCAGGCTACTACATGACTCCTAACTTGCGGCTCTCGGCGGGCTACGGCTTTGGACGTGCTAGCGATCGCGATTTCAGTGGCTCTCGCACCGTGGATGGACCTTACCTCGGTTTAACCGTGAAGCTCAACGAGTTATTCGATGGCTTTGGGTTACAAAAAGTCCCGCCTCGACAGCAACAAGAATCTGAAGTGAAGCCAGTTGCTACTCAGCCAGCAGTTCCCTCTACACCAGCGAATGTTGTAGCACCCACTCCAACCACCTCGAACAACAATTCCACAACTCAGTCATCTGCACCAACGTCATTGCTTCATTCCTCTGCTCATGTAGGTGCATCGCTATGA